The proteins below are encoded in one region of Brassica napus cultivar Da-Ae chromosome A6, Da-Ae, whole genome shotgun sequence:
- the LOC111198897 gene encoding uncharacterized protein LOC111198897, with amino-acid sequence MEKDSWADLWDNNQSTAKTTEDGKSGSGGGGGSGKYKEKMEAGLGKTKAAASSGFKKVKTGTSLGLSWVKDKYTKTTSKKN; translated from the coding sequence ATGGAGAAAGATTCTTGGGCAGATCTGTGGGACAACAATCAGTCTACGGCGAAAACAACCGAGGACGGTAAAAGCGGCAGCGGCGGAGGTGGTGGGTCGGGTAAATACAAAGAGAAGATGGAGGCTGGACTGGGGAAGACGAAAGCGGCGGCGAGTTCGGGGTTTAAGAAAGTGAAGACAGGAACGTCGTTGGGTCTTAGCTGGGTCAAAGACAAGTATACCAAAACCACCTCCAAGAAGAATTGA
- the LOC125609957 gene encoding uncharacterized protein LOC125609957, whose translation MWAKGVWFSMATPKFAFIVWLAMKNRLSTMDRIAKWSQGVDTECVLCHAEAETRDHLFFKCSYSGQLWRYLVGGILGSSYTDVWIEIVQKMSGSTLDKKSLFCLRYAFQAATYAIWRERNRVKHGERLMHLDLLKKITEKGIRNKLSLIRRKGGRGMENALQYWFQTRGV comes from the coding sequence ATGTGGGCTAAAGGGGTCTGGTTCTCTATGGCGACTCCGAAATTTGCATTCATAGTCTGGTTGGCTATGAAGAATAGATTATCTACTATGGATAGAATCGCAAAATGGAGCCAAGGAGTAGACACAGAGTGTGTGCTCTGTCATGCTGAAGCAGAAACCCGAgatcatttatttttcaaatgttcctaCTCTGGCCAGTTATGGAGGTACCTAGTTGGTGGGATTCTTGGCAGTTCTTATACGGATGTTTGGATTGAGATAGTGCAGAAGATGTCAGGTAGTACGCTGGATAAGAAGAGCTTATTTTGTTTGAGGTATGCATTTCAGGCTGCTACTTATGCAATTTGGCGAGAGAGAAACAGAGTGAAGCATGGGGAGAGGCTAATGCATCTGGATCTTCTAAAAAAGATCACTGAAAAAGGAATCAGAAACAAGCTTAGTTTGATTAGAAGGAAGGGTGGGAGAGGTATGGAGAATGCTCTCCAATATTGGTTCCAAACAAGAGGAGTGTAG
- the LOC111198639 gene encoding uncharacterized protein LOC111198639, giving the protein MSSRWLRPEVYPLFAATGAAVGICAFSLIRNITGNPEVRCTKENRAAGILDNHAEGEKYKENFLRKYVRDKRPEIMPGLNKFFTDPTY; this is encoded by the exons ATGTCGAGCCGTTGGTTGAGACCTGAG GTGTATCCCTTGTTCGCCGCTACAGGAGCTGCGGTTGGGATCTGTGCGTTCTCGTTGATTAGGAACATCACCGGAAACCCTGAAGTCAG ATGTACCAAGGAGAACAGGGCTGCTGGAATATTGGATAACCATGCAGAGGGAGAGAAGTACAAGGAGAATTTCTTGAGGAAGTACGTTCGTGACAAACGTCCAGAAATTATGCCTGGACTCAACAAGTTCTTCACTGATCCTACTTACTGA
- the LOC111197918 gene encoding aminoaldehyde dehydrogenase ALDH10A9, peroxisomal isoform X1 yields the protein MAIRVPRRQLFIGGQWTEPIRRQTLPVVNPATEDIIGYIPAATSEDVELAVEAARKALTRNQGKDWSKASGAVRARYLRAIAAKVTERKSELANLEAIDCGKPLDEAAWDMDDVAGCFEYYADLAQGLDAKQKAPLSLPLDTFKGYVLKEPIGVVGLITPWNYPLLMAVWKVAPALAAGCTAILKPSELASVTCLELADICREVGLPPGVLNILTGLGTEAGAPLASHPHVDKIVFTGSTATGSNIMTSAAKLVKPVSLELGGKSPIIVFDDVEIDKAVEWTMFGCFWTNGQICSATSRLLVHEKIADEFLDKLVKWTKNIKISDPFEEGCRLGPVVSKGQYERVVKFVSNARKEGATVLCGGARPGHLKKGYFVEPAIISNVTTSMEIWRDEVFGPVLCVKTFSTEDEAIQLANDSQYGLAGAVLSNDLERCDRVSKAFEAGIVWVNCSQPCFCQAPWGGTKRSGFGRELGEWGLENYLSVKQVTQYISNEPWGWYKPPSKL from the exons ATGGCGATTAGGGTGCCGCGACGGCAGCTCTTCATCGGCGGTCAATGGACAGAGCCCATTCGCCGTCAAACACTCCCTGTTGTCAATCCCGCCACGGAGGACATCATCG GTTACATCCCAGCTGCAACTTCTGAGGATGTGGAGCTCGCGGTGGAAGCTGCAAGGAAAGCACTTACAAGAAACCAAGGAAAGGATTGGTCTAAAGCATCCGGGGCTGTTCGTGCCAGATACTTACGTGCTATTGCAGCTAAG GTAACCGagaggaagtctgaactagctAATCTTGAGGCTATTGATTGCGGTAAACCTCTAGATGAAGCAGCATGGGACATG GATGATGTTGCTGGATGTTTTGAATATTATGCTGACCTAGCTCAAGGCTTAGATGCAAAGCAGAAGGCTCCTCTTTCTCTTCCCTTAGATACTTTTAAGGGCTACGTTCTCAAGGAACCCATTGGTGTAGTTGGGCTGATTACTCCATG GAATTATCCGTTACTGATGGCTGTTTGGAAAGTCGCTCCTGCACTTGCTGCTGGGTGCACGGCAATACTGAAACCTTCTGAGTTGGCCTCCGT GACATGTTTGGAGCTCGCTGATATCTGCCGCGAGGTGGGTCTGCCACCTGGTGTTCTTAATATTCTGACTGGTTTAGGAACTGAAGCAGGTGCTCCATTGGCATCGCATCCACACGTTGACAAG ATTGTTTTCACTGGAAGCACGGCAACTGGAAGCAACATTATGACTTCTGCTGCCAAATTGGTTAAA cCTGTTTCCTTGGAGCTTGGTGGGAAAAGCCCTATCATTGTCTTTGATGATGTCGAAATTGACAAAG CTGTGGAATGGACTATGTTTGGTTGTTTCTGGACAAACGGTCAGATTTGCAGTGCGACATCTCGACTTCTCGTGCAT GAAAAGATTGCTGACGAATTTTTGGACAAGTTGGTAAAGTGGACAAAGAACATTAAGATTTCAGATCCTTTTGAAGAAGGCTGTAGGCTTGGTCCTGTTGTCAGCAAAGGACAG TACGAGAGAGTAGTGAAGTTTGTCTCAAACGCTAGGAAGGAAGGTGCAACTGTCCTCTGCGGAGGAGCTCGTCCTGGG CATTTAAAAAAGGGTTATTTTGTTGAACCTGCTATAATTTCAAATGTGACTACTTCAATGGAAATctggagagatgaagtatttggTCCTGTTCTCTGTGTCAAAACATTCTCCACTGAGGATGAGGCAATACAGCTGGCAAATGACTCCCA ATATGGATTAGCAGGCGCTGTATTATCAAATGATCTGGAGAGGTGTGATCGCGTTAGTAAG GCATTCGAGGCGGGTATTGTGTGGGTCAACTGTTCTCAGCCATGTTTCTGTCAAGCTCCATGGGGTGGAACCAAACGCAGTGGTTTTGGCCGTGAACTAGGAGAATG GGGACTTGAGAACTACTTGAGTGTGAAGCAGGTGACGCAATATATATCTAATGAACCATGGGGATGGTACAAACCTCCTTCCAAGCTTTAA
- the LOC111197918 gene encoding aminoaldehyde dehydrogenase ALDH10A9, peroxisomal isoform X2, translated as MAIRVPRRQLFIGGQWTEPIRRQTLPVVNPATEDIIGYIPAATSEDVELAVEAARKALTRNQGKDWSKASGAVRARYLRAIAAKVTERKSELANLEAIDCGKPLDEAAWDMDDVAGCFEYYADLAQGLDAKQKAPLSLPLDTFKGYVLKEPIGVVGLITPWNYPLLMAVWKVAPALAAGCTAILKPSELASVTCLELADICREVGLPPGVLNILTGLGTEAGAPLASHPHVDKIVFTGSTATGSNIMTSAAKLVKPVSLELGGKSPIIVFDDVEIDKAVEWTMFGCFWTNGQICSATSRLLVHEKIADEFLDKLVKWTKNIKISDPFEEGCRLGPVVSKGQYERVVKFVSNARKEGATVLCGGARPGHLKKGYFVEPAIISNVTTSMEIWRDEVFGPVLCVKTFSTEDEAIQLANDSQYGLAGAVLSNDLERCDRVSKFTNPEHCVFRHSRRVLCGSTVLSHVSVKLHGVEPNAVVLAVN; from the exons ATGGCGATTAGGGTGCCGCGACGGCAGCTCTTCATCGGCGGTCAATGGACAGAGCCCATTCGCCGTCAAACACTCCCTGTTGTCAATCCCGCCACGGAGGACATCATCG GTTACATCCCAGCTGCAACTTCTGAGGATGTGGAGCTCGCGGTGGAAGCTGCAAGGAAAGCACTTACAAGAAACCAAGGAAAGGATTGGTCTAAAGCATCCGGGGCTGTTCGTGCCAGATACTTACGTGCTATTGCAGCTAAG GTAACCGagaggaagtctgaactagctAATCTTGAGGCTATTGATTGCGGTAAACCTCTAGATGAAGCAGCATGGGACATG GATGATGTTGCTGGATGTTTTGAATATTATGCTGACCTAGCTCAAGGCTTAGATGCAAAGCAGAAGGCTCCTCTTTCTCTTCCCTTAGATACTTTTAAGGGCTACGTTCTCAAGGAACCCATTGGTGTAGTTGGGCTGATTACTCCATG GAATTATCCGTTACTGATGGCTGTTTGGAAAGTCGCTCCTGCACTTGCTGCTGGGTGCACGGCAATACTGAAACCTTCTGAGTTGGCCTCCGT GACATGTTTGGAGCTCGCTGATATCTGCCGCGAGGTGGGTCTGCCACCTGGTGTTCTTAATATTCTGACTGGTTTAGGAACTGAAGCAGGTGCTCCATTGGCATCGCATCCACACGTTGACAAG ATTGTTTTCACTGGAAGCACGGCAACTGGAAGCAACATTATGACTTCTGCTGCCAAATTGGTTAAA cCTGTTTCCTTGGAGCTTGGTGGGAAAAGCCCTATCATTGTCTTTGATGATGTCGAAATTGACAAAG CTGTGGAATGGACTATGTTTGGTTGTTTCTGGACAAACGGTCAGATTTGCAGTGCGACATCTCGACTTCTCGTGCAT GAAAAGATTGCTGACGAATTTTTGGACAAGTTGGTAAAGTGGACAAAGAACATTAAGATTTCAGATCCTTTTGAAGAAGGCTGTAGGCTTGGTCCTGTTGTCAGCAAAGGACAG TACGAGAGAGTAGTGAAGTTTGTCTCAAACGCTAGGAAGGAAGGTGCAACTGTCCTCTGCGGAGGAGCTCGTCCTGGG CATTTAAAAAAGGGTTATTTTGTTGAACCTGCTATAATTTCAAATGTGACTACTTCAATGGAAATctggagagatgaagtatttggTCCTGTTCTCTGTGTCAAAACATTCTCCACTGAGGATGAGGCAATACAGCTGGCAAATGACTCCCA ATATGGATTAGCAGGCGCTGTATTATCAAATGATCTGGAGAGGTGTGATCGCGTTAGTAAG TTTACGAATCCTGAACATTGTGTTTTCAGGCATTCGAGGCGGGTATTGTGTGGGTCAACTGTTCTCAGCCATGTTTCTGTCAAGCTCCATGGGGTGGAACCAAACGCAGTGGTTTTGGCCGTGAACTAG